GGTTATTATTGAGTTATATTATCGTTAACAGCCATTGTTCATGTATGTTTCATCAAGGGGGGAGAAGTGAAAAACACAGGAATCATTTTGCTGACGGTGTTCTCAATAGCAATATGTGCTCATGCACAGCTTACCATCACATCCAGCACACCAGCAAACTTCGCAACAGGTGTGGCACTAACAACAACCGTATCCTTTACATTCAGCGCCGCATTGGATACGACGATTCGTTACGAATCAGGTTACCCAGTCGGCATTTCCGGTCCCGAAGACGATTCACTCATTGTAACCGGAGCATCGATTTCCGGCGATCTTAGAACCGTTTCGATCCAAGTAATGCAACGTCCAACCACCGATTATGTTTGGATGGTAACGGGAGCTCGCTCACAAAGCGGTCAAGACTTGCAAATCCCGTATATGCTCAACTACACAACTTCTACTTCCTATGGTGTTAGAACCGTATCCGGAACAGTTACTTATCCATTAGGTAATGCAAACCGTGCCGTAGCTGGATTGTTAAACCGACGGATCTTTGAGGATAATGGCAGACTTCTCATTGGAACAAATGTTTCTACTGCCAACAGCTATTCAATATCGAATGTGCGATCCGGGGTATTTTGGCCGGTATGCGCGATTGATCTAAACAGTGATGGTGAGATCGATCCTGATCTTGGCGATGCCATTGGTTTTTACGATCCGAATCAAGATGGTATTCCCGATAGTATCGTCGTCGGTCAATCCAATCTAACCAATATTAACATGACACTGATTGTTTGGCAACCGCTCCGCGCACGGGATCGTTTACCGGTAGTTCAGAGTCTTGCAAGGCAATTCGCTGCAGATGCTGTACTTAAAGTTATTAGCACCAGTGGTGAAACAAATCCTAATGGTACATGCGATTCATGGATTTATATGTTTCATTCGCCGCAACGGCAACGAAATTTCATTGTGTTTGCCTCTTCGCAAATGACTGCCATCGACACCGTAGAATCACCGGAGTTTCCACTGGAGATGATAACGATTCCGGTAAATTGTATCGATAGTGATTCGGCTATGGCAATAGCGGAACGTAATGGTGGGGCGACATTCAGAATGAACAATCCAAATGCCAGTATTGAAATGTTGGCAGGTAACTTTTTCTGGATGATGCCGACCGATCCAACTCGCATCGTATGGATGATTAGTTATGACAGTCCTGAACAAGATGAATCATTAACAATAATTTTGGATATTGTTACCGGACAGGTGATTCCGGTTACTGCCACACCCGAACCGATTGTTGCGAAGCCAACTACTTATCGGATTCTTTCCAACTATCCCAATCCGTTTAATGCCGAGACCACCATTCGTTATCAAGTTCCAGCAACCGGGAAAGTCACTCTTGAGATATACAATTCGATGGGACAACGAATTCGTTCACTTGTCTCCGCAGTAAAGCCTGCCGGAAAGTATGAAGCGAAATTCAACGGAAATGGCCTTTCCAGCGGAGTCTATGTCGTACGAATGAGTACCGGAAAGAGTGTTTACCAATCGAAGATGATGTTGATAAAGTAAACTTCAGTTCATCGGTTAGAGAAAAGGCGCATCGTTCGATGCGCCTTTCTACTACCTACGATTCCAATAGTAAATGTAATCGATTGGCAACCGTATGGTTACCAATACGATGTTACTTCACTAAAGCAATCTTTGTGGTTGCGTTGAAGTTACCGGCCGACATCTTCACAAGGTAGACGCCGCTGGACAGCCGCGAACCGTTGAATGCTGCGTTATGAACTCCAGCAACCACCGGACCATCGACCAAGTTAGCAACCAATTGACCATTCGTGTTGTAGACTGCAACCTTCACATTCGATGTGAACGGTACTGCAAAACGAACATTGGTTTCCGGGTTGAACGGATTCGGATACGCCGAATACAATTCGAACTGCTTCGGTAACGTATTGTCGCCGACATTGGGAACGGAGGTAACCGGTGTCACCACTGCATGGATGCGATAAGCGCCGGTTGATGTCGTCAACGCTGTTCCATTATATGAATAGTTATGTCCGGTATAGAACACACCTAAATTATCGTGACCGATAATGCTCGGGTAGGCAGCCGCAGCATTCGTTCGTTCAAACCAAACAAAGAACGAAGAACCAGTCGCAATCGTAACTGGTTGGGTTAACGTAATCGTATGCCAATTCGGTAGTGTATTGGCATTCGTCACGGTAATATCCTGTTGCAGTAATTGCTGGCCGAGGGCACCATTGTTATCCGCAAAAATTCGTAAGCGAATTGGTGCGTTCTCACCAGCAGGAACGTTACCATTCCACTGAGCAATGATTTGCGAAATACGGAAACCACCGTTACCAACCGGAATCGGATCGGTAATAACACCAGTCGAGAGTGTATCAGCGCTTAACTTAAAGCGGACAACTGGACCAGCACCGACATCAAAGGAGTAGAGGTACTGAATGACGCGGGAATCGTATCCGAGTTCATATGTACCTGCTGGACGGACATTAACAGTATCGACGCGATCTAATGTCGAATTGTAGAAGTCGGTGGTATCGTTGGCAGTATTTTCGTCACCTTGCAGAATTGTATATGCGTCGACGATAACACCACCAGCACTGGCAGGACGCCATCCGAGTGCGGAGTCACCGGTGGTTCCGGTCTTTAGCAATACGGTGGTATCGGCGCCAGAAGGAAGATTTCCAAGTACGATGGAACGGACAAAGCCGTTTCGACGCCAACGGAGAATCGAAGTAGTTTGATCGCTGCGACCGGGGTTCGAGACTTCCACAGTACCCTTGGTCATATAACCAACAGTCGTCGGATAGGGAACCGAAAGACGTGCAGTTGCAAGGTCGTTCGTCGGTTGGTTGGTACGTAGGAAGGTCACGTCATCAATAAAGAGTCCGGTGCCTGTGCCTTGATGATTATCGTTATCACCAATCGCGGTGATGCGAATTTGAACCGAGTCGCCAATCCACGGCGATAAGTCCATTTGAACGTTCGGACCGGCAGAGGTCGTAAACGGGGTTCCCGGAACGTAAGTGAACCACTCGTTACCACCGGCAGTGGGTCGATTGTAATCGTGATGCTGATAGGTCCAACCGCTATCGGGGTGATCAGCCTTTATCTCGACTCGATAATAGTCTTCCAATGTATTCGTGGAATCGGATTCAGCGTCGATAAAGTTGCAATACACATTGTATTGCCACCAGTAGGTATAATTCGGTGCTAAGAAGATTTTCGGCGAAACGATTGCCGAACGGAACTCTAACGTATCCTCACGCATCCACATGCACCAGGGAACCGTGTGACCAAGAGCGGCACTCTGCGCTCTTGCCCAGTTCGCTTGCGAAACGACATTTCCCGACATCGGGATTAAATCGCTGGGAATCGAAGTTAAATCCAATGCATTATCGCGAAGCAAAATCGTAGAGCGATCCTGAATCACGACATCGTCGACATGCATTCCAAACAACGCAGGATTGTCGGATGTGCAATACGCCGGGTCAGAGCAAAATGCAAAACGGAGTTTAAAGTTTGCAACCCGCATCGCCTGCGGAATTGGGAATGTTACTTGTTGCCAACCATTGGAGGAACCGCCCCATTCCGGAATGTTTGGTCCCATGCCGAATTCGGAACCGAAAGCGTATGAGGAGGTAACATTGTATAGGTAGCCGGTCGCTCCACCTGCCGAAGTGATCGGCATTGGGGTCCAGGTTGTACCATTATCGATCGAATACCAAACGTTACCGCCATCCCATCCAGTATATGGTGCA
This window of the bacterium genome carries:
- a CDS encoding T9SS type A sorting domain-containing protein; amino-acid sequence: MKNTGIILLTVFSIAICAHAQLTITSSTPANFATGVALTTTVSFTFSAALDTTIRYESGYPVGISGPEDDSLIVTGASISGDLRTVSIQVMQRPTTDYVWMVTGARSQSGQDLQIPYMLNYTTSTSYGVRTVSGTVTYPLGNANRAVAGLLNRRIFEDNGRLLIGTNVSTANSYSISNVRSGVFWPVCAIDLNSDGEIDPDLGDAIGFYDPNQDGIPDSIVVGQSNLTNINMTLIVWQPLRARDRLPVVQSLARQFAADAVLKVISTSGETNPNGTCDSWIYMFHSPQRQRNFIVFASSQMTAIDTVESPEFPLEMITIPVNCIDSDSAMAIAERNGGATFRMNNPNASIEMLAGNFFWMMPTDPTRIVWMISYDSPEQDESLTIILDIVTGQVIPVTATPEPIVAKPTTYRILSNYPNPFNAETTIRYQVPATGKVTLEIYNSMGQRIRSLVSAVKPAGKYEAKFNGNGLSSGVYVVRMSTGKSVYQSKMMLIK
- a CDS encoding T9SS type A sorting domain-containing protein, whose protein sequence is MKRMSIFAVLAIAMCAIAVTGPTVNEEMFTRSPLARNGAPATDEINVDTLATFNFEDGMQGWTVANLTDVPSLWHRDTRRAYGGTGLSWYCGDTVAWANGGYDNHVLMYLTSPTVNLSAATQPQLTFRVNIACEDPAGATAPYTGWDGGNVWYSIDNGTTWTPMPITSAGGATGYLYNVTSSYAFGSEFGMGPNIPEWGGSSNGWQQVTFPIPQAMRVANFKLRFAFCSDPAYCTSDNPALFGMHVDDVVIQDRSTILLRDNALDLTSIPSDLIPMSGNVVSQANWARAQSAALGHTVPWCMWMREDTLEFRSAIVSPKIFLAPNYTYWWQYNVYCNFIDAESDSTNTLEDYYRVEIKADHPDSGWTYQHHDYNRPTAGGNEWFTYVPGTPFTTSAGPNVQMDLSPWIGDSVQIRITAIGDNDNHQGTGTGLFIDDVTFLRTNQPTNDLATARLSVPYPTTVGYMTKGTVEVSNPGRSDQTTSILRWRRNGFVRSIVLGNLPSGADTTVLLKTGTTGDSALGWRPASAGGVIVDAYTILQGDENTANDTTDFYNSTLDRVDTVNVRPAGTYELGYDSRVIQYLYSFDVGAGPVVRFKLSADTLSTGVITDPIPVGNGGFRISQIIAQWNGNVPAGENAPIRLRIFADNNGALGQQLLQQDITVTNANTLPNWHTITLTQPVTIATGSSFFVWFERTNAAAAYPSIIGHDNLGVFYTGHNYSYNGTALTTSTGAYRIHAVVTPVTSVPNVGDNTLPKQFELYSAYPNPFNPETNVRFAVPFTSNVKVAVYNTNGQLVANLVDGPVVAGVHNAAFNGSRLSSGVYLVKMSAGNFNATTKIALVK